The proteins below are encoded in one region of Micromonospora yangpuensis:
- a CDS encoding holo-ACP synthase, with protein MRLGVDLIAVDALDRLLGRRRLERFVFAAAELRLADALGPARRTEFLAGRFVAKEAVLKVLGRGLFQGVRPSDIAVTRAPTGAPEVELRGSARAVARDCGIDQVSVSITHKHNLAIAVALAAAAGGPLP; from the coding sequence ATGCGGCTCGGGGTGGACCTGATCGCCGTCGACGCGCTCGACCGGCTGCTCGGCCGGCGACGCCTGGAACGGTTCGTCTTCGCCGCCGCCGAACTGCGGCTGGCCGACGCGCTGGGACCCGCCCGGCGCACCGAGTTCCTGGCCGGTCGGTTCGTGGCCAAGGAGGCCGTACTCAAGGTCCTCGGCCGCGGCCTGTTCCAGGGGGTACGCCCCAGCGACATCGCGGTCACCCGGGCACCGACCGGCGCACCCGAGGTCGAACTGCGCGGCTCGGCCCGCGCGGTGGCCCGCGACTGCGGCATCGACCAGGTGAGCGTCTCCATCACCCACAAGCACAACCTGGCGATCGCGGTCGCGCTCGCCGCTGCGGCCGGAGGTCCACTGCCATGA
- a CDS encoding acyl-CoA dehydrogenase family protein yields the protein MGDWGPVAALTERDPTDAETALLNAYCRDIAAALRAPGMVLDRDPDAIAEHLDLPAVALQNHVLMPAEYRRGGDARLARAVSGVSCVSWALVAERLAYGDTGMVLASPGPSLSSAAVRALADDAQQAWFYGRLAERPTWTFFGLTEPGKGSAAAELETTLTPAPDGVGWLLTGEKTYIGNGARAQLGVVLCRRAPGPWGIEAVLVDTADAGWHAELLPLVGLRGSRISRIRLDGMYIPPDRLLGAGRPRSRRGLHGALRTLLWFRPSVAALAVGVTHAVCDYVLEHRPRLGGGDRARLDDLIDRSMRVRRLVYAAAAEVDAGAANAHRIGATKMSAARLAEEATLLAADLLGPASLREHPWLEKTYRDVRAFEFMEGTGNIHRRGVFQGLLRGNFFPADGPADDPADGSAEDSAAGSASGSAEGSATPGRAD from the coding sequence ATGGGTGACTGGGGGCCGGTGGCCGCGCTCACCGAGCGGGACCCCACCGACGCGGAGACCGCGCTGCTCAACGCGTACTGCCGGGACATCGCCGCCGCGCTGCGGGCCCCCGGCATGGTGCTGGACCGGGACCCGGACGCCATCGCCGAGCACCTGGACCTGCCGGCGGTCGCGTTGCAGAACCACGTGCTGATGCCGGCGGAGTACCGCCGCGGTGGCGACGCCCGGTTGGCCCGCGCCGTCTCCGGGGTCTCCTGCGTCTCCTGGGCGCTGGTCGCCGAGCGGCTGGCCTACGGCGACACCGGCATGGTCCTGGCCAGCCCCGGCCCGTCGCTGTCCAGCGCCGCCGTCCGGGCGCTGGCCGACGACGCCCAGCAGGCCTGGTTCTACGGCCGGCTCGCCGAGCGCCCCACCTGGACCTTCTTCGGGCTGACCGAACCGGGCAAGGGCTCCGCCGCCGCCGAACTGGAGACCACCCTGACCCCCGCCCCGGACGGGGTGGGCTGGCTGCTCACCGGGGAGAAGACCTACATCGGCAACGGGGCACGGGCCCAGCTCGGGGTGGTGCTGTGCCGACGGGCCCCGGGACCGTGGGGCATCGAGGCGGTGCTCGTCGACACCGCCGACGCCGGCTGGCACGCCGAGCTGCTGCCCCTGGTGGGGCTGCGCGGCTCCCGGATCAGCCGGATCCGCCTCGACGGCATGTACATCCCACCCGACCGGCTGCTCGGTGCCGGCCGCCCGCGCAGCCGCCGGGGGTTGCACGGGGCGCTGCGTACCCTGCTCTGGTTCCGGCCCAGCGTCGCCGCGCTCGCCGTCGGGGTCACCCACGCCGTCTGCGACTACGTGCTGGAGCACCGGCCCCGGCTCGGCGGCGGCGACCGGGCCCGGCTGGACGACCTGATCGACCGTTCGATGCGGGTCCGCCGGCTGGTCTACGCCGCCGCCGCCGAGGTGGACGCGGGTGCCGCCAACGCCCACCGGATCGGCGCCACCAAGATGAGCGCCGCCCGGCTGGCCGAGGAGGCCACGCTGCTCGCCGCCGACCTGCTCGGCCCGGCCTCGCTGCGGGAGCACCCCTGGCTGGAGAAGACCTACCGGGACGTGCGGGCCTTCGAGTTCATGGAGGGCACCGGCAACATCCACCGGCGGGGCGTGTTCCAGGGGCTGCTGCGCGGCAACTTCTTCCCCGCCGACGGCCCCGCCGACGACCCGGCCGACGGCTCCGCCGAGGACTCTGCTGCGGGCTCCGCCAGCGGCTCCGCCGAGGGTTCCGCCACGCCGGGGCGGGCCGACTGA